From Pseudomonas sp. G2-4:
GCTGGATCGGCAAGGCCACGCCGAAGTCGCTCTGCAAGGCGGCTTCCAGGCCAGCGACATCCCACTGCTCCGGCAGCGATTGCGGCGGAATGTGGGCGCTGACGGTGGCGTTGAGCACGTCCTGGCGGAAGTCGGCGATGGTTTCGCCAATGTTGTCGGCGGCCAACAAACTGTTACGCATGTGATAGATCACTTTACGTTGTTCGTTGTTGACGTCGTCGAACTCAAGCAGTTGCTTACGAATATCGAAGTTGCGACCTTCGACCTTGCGCTGGGCCTTCTCGATGGCGTTGGTCACCATGCGGTGCTCGATCGCCTCGCCCGGCTGCATGCCCAGGGCCTTCATGAAGTTCTTCACCCGGTCAGAGGCGAAGATGCGCATCAGGCTGTCTTCCAGGGACAGGTAGAAGCGGCTGGAACCGGCGTCGCCCTGGCGACCGGCACGGCCACGCAGTTGGTTGTCGATACGGCGCGATTCGTGACGTTCGGACGCAATCACCTGCAAACCGCCAGACTCGAGCACCTGCTGGTGACGCTTCTGCCAATCGGCCTTGATCTGCGCGATCTGCTCGGGGGTCGGGTTCTCCAGGCTGGCGACTTCCACTTCCCAGTTGCCGCCCAGCAGGATGTCGGTACCACGGCCGGCCATGTTGGTGGCGATGGTCAGCGCACCCGGACGACCGGCCTGGGCGATGATCTCGGCTTCCTTCTCGTGGAACTTGGCGTTGAGGACCTTGTGCTCGATGCCTTCCTTGTTGAGCAAGGCGGACATGTGCTCGGAGGTCTCGATGGTGGCAGTACCCACCAGGATCGGACGGCCCTGGGCCATGCACTCCTTGATGTCGGCGATGATCGCCGCGTATTTCTCTTCGGCGGTCAGGAACACCAGGTCGTTGTAGTCTTTACGGGCCAACGGTTTGTTCGGCGGAATCACCATCACTTGCAGACCGTAGATCTGATGGAATTCGAACGCTTCGGTGTCGGCGGTACCGGTCATGCCGGACAGTTTGTTGTACAGGCGGAAGTAGTTCTGGAAGGTGGTCGAGGCCAGGGTCTGGCTCTCGGCCTGGATGTTCAGGTTTTCCTTGGCCTCGATGGCCTGGTGCAGGCCTTCGGACAGACGACGACCCGGCATGGTACGGCCGGTGTGTTCGTCCACCAGCACGACCTGGCCGTCCTGCACGATGTATTCGACGTTGCGATGGAACAGCTTGTGGGCACGCAGGCCGGCATAAACGTGGGTCAACAGGCCCAGGTTGTGGGCCGAGTACAGGCTCTCGCCTTCAGCCAGCAAGCCGACGCGGGTGAGCATTTCCTCGACGAACTGGTGACCGGCTTCGTTGAGCTCGACCTGACGGGTCTTCTCGTCAACGGTGTAGTGCCCGGGCTGGGTCACTTCGCCTTCGACTTCCTCGACGTGCAACGTGAGCTGCGGGATCAGTTTGTTGATCTCGATGTACAGCTTGGAGCTGTCCTCGGCCTGACCGGAAATGATCAGCGGGGTACGGGCTTCATCGATGAGGATGGAGTCGACTTCGTCGATCACGGCAAAGTTGAGTTCACGCTGGAATTTTTCTTCCATGCTGAACGCCATGTTGTCGCGCAGGTAGTCGAAACCGAATTCGTTGTTGGTGCCGTAGGTAATGTCGGAGGCGTAGGCGGCGCGCTTCTCTTCCGGCGGCTGGAACGGCGTGACAACGCCAACAGTCAGGCCGAGGAATTCGTAGAGCGGGCGCATCCAGTTGGCGTCGCGGCGGGCGAGGTAGTCGTTGACCGTCACCACGTGCACGCCCTTGCCGGACAGTGCGTTGAGGTAGACGCCCAGGGTCGCCACGAGGGTCTTGCCCTCACCGGTGCGCATTTCGGCGATCTTACCTTCGTGCAGGGTCATGCCGCCGATCAACTGAACGTCGAAGTGGCGCATGCCCATGACCCGCTTACCGGCTTCACGAGCGACCGCAAAGGCTTCGGGCAGGAGCTGGTCAAGGGTTTCCCCCTTGGCGATGCGGTCCTTGAATTCGGCAGTCTTGGCGCGTAACTGATCGTCCGAAAGGGCCACCATTTGCTCTTCGAAGGCATTGACAGTCTGTACCGTCTTGAGCATGCGTTTGACTTCACGCTCGTTCTTGCTTCCAAAAAGTTTCTTTAACAAAGGCGCAAACATATCGGCAGGATCTTCCACACTAAAGGGATGGAGGGCGGCCCCGTGAGTCGCCCGTGCAGCCCTCATGGCCGCATGCGAACGAGCATTCTACCCGGAAACGATGGAGAGGAAAGTGGCGTTATTCCACGATGCTGGCACAGCGCTGTGACGGGGCCTCCCTAAAATAAGGGCTTTTGCGCGAACTTCAACCCACCAGGCGCAGAAGTTACTCTTTTGATTGCGCAGGAAAAAACCGCCGGGCGCCAGGGTCGAGGCGCGCCCGGCGCTTTCTGCTACCATGGCGCCTCTGTCACTTGCGGTATTCGTTCATGGCCTTTCGCCCCCTTCCAGCCAAGGCTCCCGCCGTTCTGCTGCGCGAAGCCAAACCGCTAAAAGCCATCTTCGGCCACGCCAAACGCCTGGGTCATCTGCAGCGCTTGCTGGACAGCCAGTTGCAGCCTGCCGCCCGCGAGCATTGCCACGTGGCGTCCTGGCGCGAAGGCAGTTTGTTGCTGATCGTCACCGACGGGCATTGGGCCACGCGTTTGCGCTATCAGCAAAAGCGTCTGCTGCGGCAACTGCAGGTGTTCGAAGAGTTTGCCAGCCTGACGCGGATTTTGTTCAAGGTGCAGCCGCCTACGGTGCAGGTTGGCGTCAAGGGGCATACCTTGGACCTGTCTATTGATGCGGCCGCGACTATCCAGGCTACGGCGGATGGTATTAGCGATCCTAATCTGCGGGCGGCGTTGGAGCGGTTGGCGGCGCATGCTCGGCCCAAGGATTGACCTGGGTTTCTTGGTTGGGTGTAGGACCGCTATGGGTGGGGGGTTTGTAGTTTGTGTGTATATCCGTTTTTTTTGTAACGGCTACTGACGGTTCCGCTCTTACAGCGGCTCACTTTTGAGAAGCGCAAAAGTAAGCAAAACGCTACATGCCCCACCACTTGGTGCCTCGCCTAGGCTCGGCATGCCCTCACTCCGGCATTGCTCCGTGGGCCCGCTGCGAAGGGCCATCCATGGCCCAGCGCAGCTATCCCGGCATCCATGCCGGGATGCCCACTGCGCAATGCCTGCGTTCGGCCAGCGTGGTTAATGGGGCGCTGAGATCAACGTCCGTCGCGAGGCGGCCTGAGAGCCGACCTGGTTGGGAGTGAACGCGTTCCTCCTGTGGGAGCGAGCCTGCTCGCGAAGGCGGTGTCACTGTCAATGGAGATGTTGAATGGGCTGGCCTCATCGCGAGCAAGCTCGCTCCCACAGGTTTTTGTGTCGTGTGCAGATGCTATGAGCACCCACAAACCCATGTGGGAGCGAGCTTGCTCGCGATAGCGGTGGTTCAGCCACATAGATGCTGGAAGTGCCCTGCTCTTGCTCTTGCTCTTGCTCTTGCTCTGCTTTTGATCCGGGCGCCCCGTTAAACCACGCTGGCCGAACGCAGGCATTGCGCAGTGGGCACCTCGGCATGGATGCCGAGGTAGCCGCGCTGGACCATGGATGGTCCTTCGCGGCGGGCCCACGGAGCAATGCCGGAGTGAGGGCATGCCGAGCCTAGGCGAGGCACCGAGTGGTGGGGCAAGAGCGTTTTGCTTACTTTTCGCCGGGCCGCGCAGGCTTCTCAAAAGTGAGCCGCTGTAAGAGCGGAACCGCCAGCAGCCGTCACAAAAAAAACGGATATACACACAAAATACACCCCCCCCTGTGAACGCGATCTTGAAGGGGCTAACTCAGTCTTGCCTACCGACGCTTGCTCCCCCCCAACAACGACCCCATCAACCCCCGCACCAATTGCCGCCCCAACTGATTGGCCGCCTGGCGCATCGCCGATTTCAACGCCTGGCCAGCCGCCGTACCGAGGAACTCCCCAGCCTTTTCGGTAAAACTCGGCTCTTCACCCGCCGGTTTACCCGGAACCACTTCGGCCTGAGGCTCCAACCCCTTACGCCCCATCAACACTTCATAGGCCGACTCACGATCAATCGGCTTGTCATAACGCCCCCGCAACGGCGAACTGGCGATCAACCCGGCACGCTCAGCCTCGCTCAGCGGCCCGATGCGCGACTGCGGTGGCGCCACCAACACGCGCTGGACCATCTCCGGCGTGCCTTTTTCCTGCAAGGTGCCCACCAAGGCCTCACCAATGCCAAGTTCGGTCAGTACCGCCAGGGCATCGAATTGCGGATTGGGCCGAAAACCGTCCGCCACTGCCCGCAACGACTTCTGCTCCTTGGCAGTAAAGGCCCGCAGGCCATGCTGGATGCGCAACCCCAACTGCGCCAGCACGTCATCAGGCAAGTCCCCCGGCGACTGGGTCACGAAATACACCCCGACGCCCTTGGAACGAATCAGCCGCACCACTTGCTCCAAACGCTCCTGCAAAGCCTTGGGCGTGCCGGCAAATAACAGATGCGCCTCGTCGAAGAACAGCGCCAGCAACGGTTTGTCCGCATCGCCACGCTCGGGCAACTGCTCGAACAGCTCGGCCAGCAGCCACAGCAGGAACGTCGCGTAGACCTTCGGTGCTTCATGCACCAGACGGCTGGCGTCCAGCAAGTGAATGCGACCACGGCCATCGCCGGCCGGTTGCAGGATGTCTTCGAGCTGCAAGGCCGGCTCGCCAAACAACGCGTCCGCGCCCTGCTGTTCCAAGGTCGACAAGCGCCGCAACAAAGCCTGGCTGGAGCCGGTGGTCATCAAGGCCGCGTCGTCCCCCAGCAACTCGGGGTTGTCCTTGAGGTGATTGAGCAGCGCCTTCAGGTCCTTGAGATCCAGCAGCAGCAAGCCTTCACGGTCGGCAACCTTGAAAGCGGCATACAACGCCGATTGCTGGCTGTCCGTCAGTTCAAGCAGGCTGCCGATCAACAAGGGGCCCATTTCACTCAGCGTGGTGCGCAACGGATGACCCGACTGACCATGGATGTCCCACAACGTCACGGGATAAGCCTGAGGCTTGTGGCCCAGCCAAGGCATTCCGGCGATACGCTCGGCGATCTTGCCCTGGGGGTTGCCGGCGGCGCCGAGGCCGCACAGGTCACCCTTGATGTCGGCGGCGAACACCGCCACGCCGGCATCGCTGAACAGCTCGGCCAAGCGCTGCAAGGTGACGGTCTTGCCGGTACCGGTGGCGCCCGCCACCAAGCCATGACGATTGGCCAGGCGCATGGCCTGGGCGATGGGCTGGCCGGCAAGGTCGGCCCCGATAACGAGTTGCGATGAGTCAGGCATTTGGTCACCTGTGATAGTTGCGATATGACGCCATTTTGCACGCTTATATAAAAGCACGCCCGCAGCATTTAGACCCGGGCACCAGGAACAAAAGCCTGCGAGCCCGGGCTGGCCTCATCGCGAGCAAGCTCGCTCCCACATTGGATCTGTGTTCCAGCCGAGCCCTGTGGGAGCGAGCTTGCTCGCGATGAGGCCCTGTCAAACAAACCAATCCCCGCTGGCATCCCGCTGCCACACAACCCCAACCGAACATCTATTCTTACTAAAGGTCAACACAGGAGAACACAGACCGGAGGGACGTTCATCGTGCATATAGCGGACATAACCATGTTCTACGCCCCCGCCAGTGGAGGCGTGCGCACTTATCTGGATGCCAAGCACCGGCGCCTGGGCGATCGGCCCGGTATTCGCCACAGCCTGTTGATCCCCGGCGCGCATTTGAGCGAGCACGATGGAATCTACAAGGTTCCGGCCCCCGCCCTGCCATTCGGCAAAGGCTATCGTTTTCCACTTCGCCTGGCGCCCTGGCGTAATGTCCTGCGTGATCTACAGCCGGATCTGATTGAGGTCGGCGATCCCTACCTCACCGCGTGGGCCGCCCTGGATGCCCGGCGTCAGCTCGACGTGCCCGTGATCGGTTTTTATCATTCCGACCTGCCGTTGCTGGTGAGCAACCGCATGGGCAACTGGTTCACGCCCAACATCGAAGCCTACGTCAGCAAGCTGTACGGCAATTTCGATCGGGTCCTGGCGCCGAGCCAAGTCATGGCTGACAAACTGACCGGGCTGGGCGTCAAGAACGTCTACGTGCAGCCTTTGGGCGTGGACTTGCAAACCTTCAATCCCGCTGCTCGCGACCCGGAGTTGCGCGCCGAACTGGGTATCGCCGAAGACA
This genomic window contains:
- the secA gene encoding preprotein translocase subunit SecA, with protein sequence MFAPLLKKLFGSKNEREVKRMLKTVQTVNAFEEQMVALSDDQLRAKTAEFKDRIAKGETLDQLLPEAFAVAREAGKRVMGMRHFDVQLIGGMTLHEGKIAEMRTGEGKTLVATLGVYLNALSGKGVHVVTVNDYLARRDANWMRPLYEFLGLTVGVVTPFQPPEEKRAAYASDITYGTNNEFGFDYLRDNMAFSMEEKFQRELNFAVIDEVDSILIDEARTPLIISGQAEDSSKLYIEINKLIPQLTLHVEEVEGEVTQPGHYTVDEKTRQVELNEAGHQFVEEMLTRVGLLAEGESLYSAHNLGLLTHVYAGLRAHKLFHRNVEYIVQDGQVVLVDEHTGRTMPGRRLSEGLHQAIEAKENLNIQAESQTLASTTFQNYFRLYNKLSGMTGTADTEAFEFHQIYGLQVMVIPPNKPLARKDYNDLVFLTAEEKYAAIIADIKECMAQGRPILVGTATIETSEHMSALLNKEGIEHKVLNAKFHEKEAEIIAQAGRPGALTIATNMAGRGTDILLGGNWEVEVASLENPTPEQIAQIKADWQKRHQQVLESGGLQVIASERHESRRIDNQLRGRAGRQGDAGSSRFYLSLEDSLMRIFASDRVKNFMKALGMQPGEAIEHRMVTNAIEKAQRKVEGRNFDIRKQLLEFDDVNNEQRKVIYHMRNSLLAADNIGETIADFRQDVLNATVSAHIPPQSLPEQWDVAGLEAALQSDFGVALPIQQWLDEDDHLYEETLREKLLAELIAAYNEKEDQAGAEALRSFEKQIVLRVLDDLWKDHLSTMDHLRHGIHLRGYAQKNPKQEYKRESFTLFSELLDSIKRDSIRVLSHVQVRREDPVEEEARLRQEAEALAARMQFEHAQAPGLEVVAEEGVDVDVALATAPVRNEQKLGRNELCYCGSGKKYKHCHGQIQ
- a CDS encoding DciA family protein is translated as MAFRPLPAKAPAVLLREAKPLKAIFGHAKRLGHLQRLLDSQLQPAAREHCHVASWREGSLLLIVTDGHWATRLRYQQKRLLRQLQVFEEFASLTRILFKVQPPTVQVGVKGHTLDLSIDAAATIQATADGISDPNLRAALERLAAHARPKD
- a CDS encoding helicase HerA-like domain-containing protein; this translates as MPDSSQLVIGADLAGQPIAQAMRLANRHGLVAGATGTGKTVTLQRLAELFSDAGVAVFAADIKGDLCGLGAAGNPQGKIAERIAGMPWLGHKPQAYPVTLWDIHGQSGHPLRTTLSEMGPLLIGSLLELTDSQQSALYAAFKVADREGLLLLDLKDLKALLNHLKDNPELLGDDAALMTTGSSQALLRRLSTLEQQGADALFGEPALQLEDILQPAGDGRGRIHLLDASRLVHEAPKVYATFLLWLLAELFEQLPERGDADKPLLALFFDEAHLLFAGTPKALQERLEQVVRLIRSKGVGVYFVTQSPGDLPDDVLAQLGLRIQHGLRAFTAKEQKSLRAVADGFRPNPQFDALAVLTELGIGEALVGTLQEKGTPEMVQRVLVAPPQSRIGPLSEAERAGLIASSPLRGRYDKPIDRESAYEVLMGRKGLEPQAEVVPGKPAGEEPSFTEKAGEFLGTAAGQALKSAMRQAANQLGRQLVRGLMGSLLGGSKRR
- a CDS encoding glycosyltransferase family 1 protein, which translates into the protein MFYAPASGGVRTYLDAKHRRLGDRPGIRHSLLIPGAHLSEHDGIYKVPAPALPFGKGYRFPLRLAPWRNVLRDLQPDLIEVGDPYLTAWAALDARRQLDVPVIGFYHSDLPLLVSNRMGNWFTPNIEAYVSKLYGNFDRVLAPSQVMADKLTGLGVKNVYVQPLGVDLQTFNPAARDPELRAELGIAEDTRLLIFAGRGSKEKNLPVLLKCMKRLGERYHLLLVGSSMPAVVPDNVTVVDEFCPAPQVARLMASADALLHAGDQETFGLVILEAMACGIPVVAVAAGAFTEIVHEDCGLLCTPDNPQAMANAVRQLFAEGCQRRGAMARRHVERYYAWDSVVNSLLGHYYAVLGEQMPLLANG